The DNA region AGCGCGTCCTACAAACCACCACCTCCAAAATCACTCAAAGAATTACAAGATTTGGATAAAGATGATGAAAGCCTCAACAAGTACAAGAGGTCCTTGTTGGGAGATGATGTGGATCTAACAGCAGGTTTGTTTATCAAACACAAATGTGTATTACCAGTTTTAAAAGGGCTCGATTTCAAAAAGCACTGAGACTCATCTTTAGTTACCAAAGCAATTCGTATTGTGAAATCATATTTTGCtcagcaattaagattgatttgtagttaagatcaatcttaactctttgtgaaatcttcTCCAGTTTGCAAAAGTACAAAAAGGGCTCAATGTTTTGTTACACTGGACtacaggcctgaggccagttcTTTTTGTGTTGGGCAGCGACGTAACTAAGGTAAATTTTCAGGGGTGCAACATTTTTTCTAGGTGAGCACTGCAGGTAAATCAGACAACCCCAAACCATTATGGCTATGTCTCATAATAGCAGAATGTCATCTGACTCTCCACAATTATCATGTAAAGTATTAATTTGCTTGGCTGTAACCATCTTTCTTTACAACTGGTTTTATAATTCTTCTGCCGACCGACAATTTGTCGGTTGGGTCACTTGACCACAAAACGTGAGCTTGTTTGATTGAACTACTGCCGATTAAACTACAAGACCCTTGATCAATTAAACTAGAAATGTATACGGCTCAATGTATGGGCTTTGTCGGTATAtggcttccccccccccccactctgcATGTATAAATGTCTTCCATCTCTTGAATGCATCCAAGTACTTAGTTGTGGTTGCTTCAATTCTTGATGCCATCAGATGGGTCAACATTATGTCTGCTAACTCTGTCGGCCTTCTGAAAGTGACTCCTGCTTcacttaagcccctttcacacgagcgctgcaaacgCGGGTCCCTCATAAGAGGGCGCCAGCCGTCTGTCACCTTTACCGCGTGCGATTTTTTAGCGAGCATTCACACGACACGCGCACACACACGTGTAAACATACGTCCCTCgtttgggtaggcctactgcatggacaaaagtctacaagcaagaggcttgagttaaaacaaaaactttacagttaaaaggaataaaataattcaatttcattgaaatcaattaacataaaatgtagtatattttaaaaacatttgcgataacgtaactctcATCCCGGCGGCCGGCGGGAAGGGGGTTACGTTTTCGaagctaaaaaaagaaaaacacaaaattccacgATTCAAATAGCTTTTTGGACGTTAAAAATGCTACATTGTGAATGCAAATGCTTTTCAGATATGAAACTATTGATGAGACATACCAAATAATGGattaaaacatcgaaaagcttagccaaatgacgtattctgcttgcgattgaacgatgttttttgcttcaaggtttgAGCTTGTCTTGAAATGCAGCGATCCAGCAACGTCGAGTCATGTTCGAGtctaagaaaaacacaaaattccacgATTCAAATAGATTTTTGGACGTTAACAacgctacattgttgaatgaaaatgttttttagatgtGACCCTCTCTAATACTTAAGAAAGTCGTATAAGGATAGAGGCTAACggcaagttgttttctttacactcggtgcaccattttatttcctgaaacagacgaagacaaaatacatgttgtcaGGTCTTCGCTGGAATCATTATGAGGGTGGCGGAAGCGCGCGAAATTGGAATGCTgtccaagagagggcgcttctcttgaataattaaatgttacataataagtaagtgcaataaaaataacagtGGGGGGTACAATTTCTATGACCGTCACATAGATATGGAATTATTGATGAGACACAACAAATGGTGaattaaaacatcgaaaagctTAGCCAAATGACGAATTCTGCTTGCGATTGAACgatgtttttgcttcaaggtttgAGCTTGTTTTGAAATGCAGCGATCCAGCAACGTCGAGTTATGTTCGAGttcgaagaaaaacacaaaattccacgATTCAAATAGATTTTGGGACGTTAACAacgctacattgttgaatgaaaatgttttttagatatggaattattgatgagacacaacaaatggtgaattaaaacatcgaaaagcttagccaaatgacgtattctgcttgcgattgaacgatgtttttgcttcaaggtttgAGCTTGTCTTGAAATGCAGCGATCCAGCAACGTCGAGTCATGTTCGAgtcgaagaaaaacacaaatgtccacgATTCAAATAGATTTTTGGACGTTAACAacgctacattgttgaatgaaaatgttttttagataTGGAATTATTGATGAGACACAACAAATGGTGAATTAAAACATTGAAAAGCTTTGCTAAATGACGTATTCTGCTTGCGATTGAACgatgtttttgcttcaaggtttgGGCTGGTCTAGCATCCGGCCACAAAACCCACCAGCCAAACGGATCGTAGTCCAGCGttgagcatacatgtacatgtatttgcatGCTATAGTTCgcccatttcttcctccatagtTCTTCACGTGTCAACGCAGCGGTCCCGCGTTACGATCGCAGGCATTCGGTTCAGACGATGGCTCCCCGTGATTATAACATCGATGCGATTTTTTGGAGGAGGTCTCGAACTGTGTTATGAACAACACGGGACCCAGGTAATTTCGTAACATACATAGCATTCACACGACGTGGATTtgcgatttcataacatcgatgttatgaaatcgcaCGGGACCCTCGTTCGAAGTGCTCATGAGAATGGGCCTTTACTGATTGATGGACCGCTTCTCCTGGTGCTAAGAATAAAATCAAATgtgtattttaaagacactggatactattgatcattgtcaaagaccagtcttcttacttggtgtgtctcaacatatgcataaaataacaaacctgtgaaaatttgatctcaattggtcgtaaaagttgcgagatattaatgaaagaaaaaaacacccttgttgcaccatggtcacacgaagttgagtgctttcagatggttgatttcgagacctcaagttctaaatctgaggtctcgaaatcaaactcgtggacaattacttctttctcggaaactacgtcacttcagagggagccgtttctcacaatgttttatactattaacagctccccattacttgtaaatcaagaaatgtttcctgataacaattattttgaataattaccaatagtgtccactgcctttttaagTGCGATTAGTTTGAAACTACTTTTGTCCCTAGCATACCATCACTTCAGAATGTGTTTgataatcaatcaaacaaattttgCCAGCTTTGCAGCCGTAACGCAGTTTTGAATggtcttttttcattttgatcaCTGGTGTTGTTAACAACATTCTGGTCCAGTCAAAATTATGATCTGTGGCCTTGTGATATTTTCatccaaattcaagccctgaccAAAACATGCTAACGGGCAATTCCACGGTAGTGGAAGGACGTTTTGACtcattaaacaacatttaaattgTGGATATCATTAACAGTTTATTTAGTTTCATCAAGCAAATGTCACAGTTTCCTTTATAATGACTGCCTTCAAAATGGTCTTCTTTTTGGCTGAAAaacttttagtttataaaatatgaatattaataaggTCGGTAACGGAAGGACACCATTGGCGTGATGAAACTAATTAAACTGTTAATGATACCCAcgatttaaatgttgtttaatgaGTCAAAACGTCCTTCCGTTACCGTGGAATTGCCCTAAATGCATCAAACTCTTTTTGATAAGGGACTTTGGCCTGAACCTCCTGCATCCTGCATCCTGCATTGTTGTACTCTCCCATAAGCATTGCTGCTGTCCTGGAGAGGGTGGGTTGCAATTTCCATTTGTGCTCTGTGCTTGTGCTTTCAAGATAGTGCTTATAAGGTGGTGATAATGTCAATTTGTCTTAAGAGGGATTGGTAGCTCCATCCATCTTATAGCTGGCAGTGCTTCTCTTTGGAACCTGTTCAGATTGGTTGCAGTGACTGCAGCCACTGGTAGCCTGTTCCAAATCCTAACAGCTCTTGGGAAAGGGCTGTAGAGATAGCAGTCAACTCTGGCGAATGGTTGCCTGTAGGTGTGGCTATGTTGATTTGTCTGGTTGTGTTGGCTTGATCGTCTGTTCTCTAGGATGATGTTTGCAGGAATAGTTATATTTATTTGGCCATGTAGTATCTTGCAGAGGATTTCGACCTGATGAAGGAGACGTCTGTCATGCAGGATGTCCCATCCCAGCAATGTCAGCATGTCAGACACACTTGATTCTTGGTGGTAGTCCTGTAGAGTGTCAttgccgagtggttaagagcatagaattcaagttctggtgcgttttcaccggagtgtgggttccttgagcaagatactttgctataattgcttctcttcacccaggggaataaatgggtacctgcgagggtagaggttgatattgtgaataaaaaagcctttggagcgatataaactgttgcccaggttgtatactcccaagggagctgagaaacattaaaaagggatgttattggccctatgacaagggcactaatgtaaagcgcttagagaattaagtgttagttattaggcgctatataaatcgaaagttattattattatgacaaaACGTGCTGCTTGGCGCTGGACGCTCTCCACAATTCTGATGTTGCGGTTTGTGTTCGGGTTCCATGCACTTGTGGCAAATTCAAGTTGTGGTCTTACTAGAGTGTTGTACGCCGTCTCCTTGACTTCCTTGCTTCATTTTCCAAGGGTGCGTCTGATCAACCCAAGCGATCTTGAAGCCTTGGCTCTTACTGCTTCTGCCTGAGTGTTCCAGCTTAGTTTGTCAGTGATGGTTACTCCAAGATATTTGCATTTTTTCTCGTGTTGGATTTCCTGACCAGAGATTGTGAAGGTATGATCCAACTTCTTCAGGGTGATGCAGAGGTGGCAACATTTTGTGAAGTTGAAGCTCATGTCCCATTTCTGAGCCCATTCAAAGACTGCCTGGAGATCAGCTTGGAGAGTCTCAAGATCTCTACGGGACTTGATGCACCTGTAGATTAAACTGTCATCGGCAAAAAGCCTCATTGTTGACATAATACCTTCATAGATGTCATTGATGTAAAGAAGGAAAAGGGCTGGACCAAGTACAGAGCCTTGAGGGACTCCAGATATAACATCTGCAGGTGCAGACAAGGTGCCATTGACTGCAACTTGCTGGGTCCTACCATTCAAGAAACCTTGGATCCAATGATTTTTATCCAATATGATGGGCAATATTTTCTCAAACTTTGGGACCTGTTTATTAATGCTGTATCAGCTGATGAATCAAGTATGAATCAAGATGAATCAAGTATTTGTTGTTGAATTACCATTTCCTTTACCTACCTGTTTGTTATTTTCCTCTTAGTTACAGGTGAAGGCACGCAGGTTACACTGGACAAATTGGTCATCATTGCTGATGATCATAAAGATATTATCCTTGACTTAACTGGTAAGACTTGTCTGTTTTATGACCAATCTGACTCAGACTATGAATCAGTGTACAATAAATAGGAAGAATCTACTAGGGCTTGGGTTTTAAGAAGCAAAAAGTGCTTCAATCAAAGTACTGCTTTATTGTCAGGTGTCTTTATGAGACTACCAACCTCGTCCAataagtggaagtgtcgtggctgagtggttaagagcaccaaattcaaactctggtgtttctgatcagcagagtgtgggttcaaatccccagccatgacacttgtgtccttaagcaagacacttaaccattgcttcgtccttcggatgggacgtaaagccgttggtcccatgtgttgtaaaagaacccagtgcacttaccgaaaagaggtgttcctggctgtggctgctgaaagcaccgtagcaccttgtaaacccctataaggtgctacataattgggtctcagaattcataacttttaataacctctctttctgtataaatgtatatactaagcttgttggtagatacgtgcgctatataagactttgttataataattataagtgTACAATTATAAGTGTACAATGTAATCAAAAGTTACAAGCATGTTTGAACAGCAATCACGTTTTGGAGCCAAGGCGTTGTTTGTTGGTGCCAAGGCTTTGGCACTGCTGGCTGCAAGTGAACAAACTGGGCCTGTTCACTGCTGGCTGCAAGTGAACAAACCATGCCCGTTCACTGCTGGCTGCAAGTGAACAAACCATGCCTGTTCACTGCTGGCTGCAAGTGAACAAACTGGGCCCGTTCACTGCTGGCTGCAAGTGAACAAACTGGGGCCGTTCACTGCTGGCTGCAAGTGAACAAACCGGCCTGTTCACTGCTGGCTGCAAGTGAACAAACCGGCCTGTTCACTGCTGGCTGCAAGTGAACAAACCATGCCTGTTCACTGCTGGCTGCAAGTGAACAAACTGGGCCTGTTGCAGAAGCAAACAgtttcaggttttgtttttcactggTGAGCagtgttttattgtttgcaaaGTGCTTGGTATCCAATAAATGAATGATGAGCGTACTTGTTGGTGCAGAAACTGCTGCATGGTAGTCAGTGACTTAAAGTTTGAACTCTATGTTTAGTTTTATCCAGATGGCTAAGGGTAAGTTCTTTGcctcaaatttgttttatgatATTTCAGCCAATAATGTATTTGTACACCCTATACTCCAGGTGATTTAGCTGAGCTGAAGAAGAAGACATTCACAATAAAAGAAGGTGTTGGGGTTCAAGCTAAACTCACATTTACAGTAAGTATGTGCCATACTATCTCGGAAGTCCAGTTGctaagacactactctagaattgcaagggtcgtgggtttcgaatccgagtaacatgcctgtgatatttgttcacaggactcgggaaagtgctgagtataccgtgctaacacacatcggtgtatgggtaaaaaccaaaattaatattctttatccccgatgcaaatttaacatctattatatcgttgcggtacccgctgccaaaaaaCTGGATTCTAACTGGCAGTCTTGGtcgtctagttggtaagacactgctctagaattgcaaggttcgtgggtttgaatcccacccgagtaatatgcctgtgatatttgttcacaggactcgtaggggaaagtactgagtatacagtgctaacacacacaggtgtatgggtaaaaacaaaaattgtattcttTATCTCCGGTGCAAATtgtaacatctattataagtaTGTGCCAGTTTAGGATAGATTATAGCCATGCTGTCTATTTTGTTATAAGTCAAGCTACTAGATTATCTGCCGAGTGCTGAAATTTCTTTTTGCAGTCACTGTTTACTTTTGATCCACAAGTCAAAAATGTTCCCTTGTATCCCCGTATTTAACATTGACAAAGCAGCTCCCACACAAACAGTGTTATGCAATATTTGTAAAAGTTACATGAAGAGTCATGATTTGTTTTGACAGCAGCAACAACTGATCTGAACATTTTCTTGTATAGgaattgaggcattgcatggtgaggtatcgatatacatttggtttgcggtatgtgtgtatctacttgccaggtagagtttgttcttggagaactgtctttctttattctactaccgcggagtagattgttcgggtgttcgggagacttcacagttctgaaaagaacggtcctgctttttaaaggaacacgttgccttggatcggacgagttggtctataaaaaagcgtttgtaaccgtttgttataaaatgcatatggttggaaagataatttaaaagtagaatacaatgttccacacaagtttgcctcgaaattgcgtggttttccttttactgtgcgaactaacacggtcggccatttatgggactcaaaaatttgactcccataaatggccgaccgtgttagtcgacgaggtaaaaggaaaaccgtgcaatttcaaggcatgtttgtgtggatcattgtattctacttttacagcatctttctacccatatgcatattataacaaatgcttttcaaagaccaactcgaccgatccaaggcaacgtgttcctttaactattacctgggtggATGGTATataaaataggctgggactactacttaagcttataggatcgtaattaactgtactacggcggagtcagttcttaaattggtctcaattttggactagcttgctctagtcatcttgGTTACTTTTTTGTTAGTGCATGTCGTCGTTGCTAGGATTGTGCAGGTTGTGGAAGGGTTGTGactctaaagcccggttcatacttcctgtgaaggtgaatgcgatacgaatgttgacgtcacatattcgcaacaaataattcgcagcagttgaagtGTGCTCAACTTTTGCCAAATAttcgctgtgaaaacagagatGTGACGTCAAATCTACGTAAAATTCGCTTGGCATctgaggaaatatgaaccaggcttaatgccccttatttttgaccgcgcgagggcgctataaacagtattttgatcacttccgggggtacacgcgattcgccctgcacaaattaataggcgttctgtcacttttgttgcgccgtagtttcaatttgctttagaggtggatcataacggctcctttaaaagtcttattgtctgtgatggattagatgtctgtggttataatgtgttccaatctttaaaaactgttttgggtatgaatgaatatacccccggaagtgattgagagcgccctcacgcggtcaaaaatatggcccattcaTGTTTCCCTTGTTGGAATCATGGCCATGTGGTTTTAAGTGGCCACAACTTGCCCGTAATCTACCTATTACAATCAGACGCTTTGCACATTTATTGTGGAGTGTGAATGGACCAGAAACCATAATCCCTGCATAGTGGGTAGAATCAGATTTTTTTGTCAGGGATCTGTTCTGTCGGGTGAACCTTGATACTGGTATTGAATGGGATCCATGTACATCCAAATAGAGTTGCATCTCAATAGCAATCATACAATCGGGTTGTGTATGGTCACCTACGGGATACCtgaataattatataaaataaaagttttaaaaattggGGGGAAAATCATATCTTTATTTGCATGAGTGGCTGCagtcaaatgaaaaaaagatgGTTACCAAAATTCATAAATTTTTGTCTGGGTAGTGACATGGAGTGAATGCATGGTAGTTCTCGACATGCTCTCATTCATtcagtatttgtttattttgtttttgtttgtttggggatTCATGTTGTCATATTTTTATACATAGGTATATAAACTGCCATTGAACAATGTGCACATTCAGCTAATTCATTCAACATGTCCACTCTTGCCTGTATAGCTTTTCAGTGTCAACTAATGTTGTCTTATTGTTCTCTCTTTACAGGTGAAAAATGACATTGTGTTTGGCTTGAAGTATCTCCAAAACACAACTCGGTCTGCTGTACATATAGAGTGTAAGTTTGACAAGTTTGCTATAAGTATTACTAATACAAAGTCTGCTTTAATGTAGTCAGCTGAAGTCAAGAACATGACATTCTATGCATagttaaccctttggtgcactaGGCGGTCGCTAGCGACCGCCAAAAACACGTAAAATTGGACTTTTATAAACAGTCATAACTTAAAAAATACAACCCCCCATATATAATAACCGTattaatgcgctttacattagtgccctggtcgttgagccaataacatccctttaatctttctcagctccctggggagtgttGAGCTGCCGGGCGCTCAGAAGGCTATTTcacacacaatatcaacctataccctcgcaggtacccatttatacccctggtcgatgagaagcaattatagttaagtatcttgtttaaggacacgtagaagtgtcacgaccgggatttgaacccacacctcggtgacttaaccaccagaacttgaatttgattctcttatccactcggccatgacacttttTGGGAGTCGGCagctaaataataatatttaaatacataattaagtaagggaatcaatgtgtggtgaagaggttttcaactagtggtttaatcccaatgaggcctggttcttgataattttaccatgacgaagtcgaggtaaattattatgaaccaggcctcggcgggtttaaaccactagttgaaaaccgattcaacacactttgattcccattcataaataccttttcggtcataCCTTTTcggtgatgtggcacaactgttttagccgttgctctcgtccaataggaatgaagaaactgtcttataagaacaggtgcaaggtcgcgtgtcacgcccatgaattaacactatttaccggtcataaacaaaggtttataaacacccacgtgacgcgctctccaccaataggaaagcgaaactgtctgaggtatttatgaatgaatgtttactattattattccaATAGTTGATGGTAAATTGATGCAGCTGCTGAAGTAGAAGCTGCTTATACACTATAAGCTGGGCTGTAAAGACACTCGTGCCAATTCCTGCAGACTTTAGCACAGGCATGCTATtattcctacttaagtctgatttctgatttgtttgctcttggaaaaatctgaaaaattgtgattaaatagcttGAAATGTCCAAATACAGCCCATGTGTACgtgtaggtcagcccttttaCTTGATGATATATTCTAACTTGTTTCCATAGACCAAATACGATGCCTACTTTAGTCACTTTGATCCCACCTGATTGTACTGTATGAAGACAAAGCTTTCAACCACTCATGAAACCAACCTTATCAACCAAACATTGTTCTTTACTTTGAAACAACCAGTCCTTGTTCATTTGATATATTCTGAAAAATTGGTAACAACTCAAAGAACAGAGAGTTTCGATAAGGTTGTTAAAGCACAATTGGCTTGACGTACTTCTGGTATACTTTGGTTTGATGAACCTCCCGCTGTGAAAGCGACATCGTGGGACAGTACTTACATCATTAAtgccagcctcgctaccatgggcaggggtgtactgagaaacaacgctgattggctcatgAAATTTGTCATGCATTAGATGTAAAGTGCATGCGCGCATTGTTTTAAGATATTTGCATGTTGATTACGCCCGCGTTTTTTTTTGCCACAAACTcgtttttaagaaaagaaaaccaaaaagaTTCTTTAAGACAAAAGAGATGCGTGCGCACGTAGAAAGGATTGATTACTAGATTctagcacattttaatgaataatttccaggggttatgatcgagcaaggcatgctgggtaAAAATGGCATGGCAAagtcgatcacccctgggaacgaggttgcatCAATACATAATAGGTGCAATATTTGGATTCGCTGaagtgtagtttttttttcctcctaccttttttctttctttgaaaaTAAGTCAAATTCCATTTGTGGATGGTGTGCAGAGTATGTAAAgtttttatttgcttgtttgctGTAAGGGAGAAGAAGGGGGTATTTTCAGCTGAACTTTAGTATTTTGTATAATGTCTTGTTTGTTTAGGTGACTCTGCCGTACACATGATGGGTAGCTATGGTCCTTCCAAAGACATCAGAGAGTATAAAACACAAGTGGAGGAGTTTTCTAAAGGGTTGCTTGTTCGTGGCCATTATACCGTTCAGAGTAAGTTAATGGATGACGATGATCGTGTCTTTCTTACTTGGGAATGGGCCTTCGATATCAAGTCTGATTGGGACTAAAGAAAGATCGCATCATTGCACCTGTATGCCTGCCTGTGTACTTAAGGGCTTGGGTCtaacaaca from Asterias rubens chromosome 7, eAstRub1.3, whole genome shotgun sequence includes:
- the LOC117292119 gene encoding rho GDP-dissociation inhibitor 2-like; this translates as MMAETEKSSAGSDGKDSASYKPPPPKSLKELQDLDKDDESLNKYKRSLLGDDVDLTAVTGEGTQVTLDKLVIIADDHKDIILDLTGDLAELKKKTFTIKEGVGVQAKLTFTVKNDIVFGLKYLQNTTRSAVHIECDSAVHMMGSYGPSKDIREYKTQVEEFSKGLLVRGHYTVQSKLMDDDDRVFLTWEWAFDIKSDWD